A genomic window from Polaribacter gangjinensis includes:
- a CDS encoding RagB/SusD family nutrient uptake outer membrane protein — protein sequence MKKHFNLVMLLSLIITYSCSEDILRNDGVSNASNPTDVFTNAQLEQGAITNPDIPAAFVNGIYAQMVQTGTGGTTNHDDFGQKGYDIFGDMLSGDMALSVSNYGWYRADITEFQAPLDFTRGRNRMVWRYYYRIIRSCNNVIKSLGGNDFVPSLDENKFAMGQAKAMRAHSYFYLTQYFQKEYVANEMILPLYTEAISTNLPKSSAEDIYNLMEKDLEDAISLLNGFNREAKNQVNQDVAKMILGYVLGAKGGRDAEVASLTRDVINSGNYTMLSQTQLVSTAAGVNGFIDVNSPSWMWGFDITGTNGLGLVSWWGQVDAWSYSYAWAGDYKVIDKSLYDMIPANDGRKGQFLNNPASGRYLQPLFKFRASNAIGSAPRPITTDYVYMRVEEAYLLNAEANANAGNDGLARTSLKALVSRRVPDASYIDGLSGQALKDEIYKQTRIELWGEGKSYLAMKRNKATTVRGTNHLSFVGVPIPYNDERMQFEIPLDEIQNNPFVSEQNQ from the coding sequence ATGAAAAAACATTTTAATTTAGTAATGCTACTATCTTTAATTATAACATATAGTTGTAGCGAAGATATTTTAAGAAATGATGGGGTTTCTAATGCAAGTAATCCTACAGATGTATTTACAAATGCACAACTAGAACAAGGGGCAATTACAAATCCTGACATTCCTGCAGCATTCGTTAATGGTATTTATGCACAAATGGTACAAACTGGTACTGGAGGCACGACAAACCATGATGATTTTGGTCAAAAAGGGTATGATATATTTGGAGATATGTTGTCAGGAGATATGGCTTTAAGTGTAAGTAACTATGGTTGGTATCGTGCAGATATTACAGAGTTTCAAGCCCCTTTAGATTTCACAAGAGGCAGAAATAGAATGGTTTGGAGATATTATTACAGAATTATTAGATCTTGTAATAATGTTATTAAAAGTTTAGGTGGTAATGATTTTGTACCTTCATTAGATGAAAATAAATTTGCAATGGGTCAAGCAAAAGCCATGCGTGCCCATAGTTACTTTTACCTAACACAATACTTTCAAAAAGAGTATGTAGCAAACGAAATGATTTTACCATTATATACAGAAGCTATCAGTACAAATTTACCAAAATCAAGTGCTGAAGATATTTATAATTTAATGGAAAAAGATTTAGAAGATGCAATAAGCTTGTTAAATGGATTCAATAGAGAGGCAAAAAACCAAGTGAATCAGGATGTTGCCAAAATGATTTTAGGATATGTACTTGGGGCTAAAGGTGGTAGAGATGCTGAGGTAGCCTCTCTTACAAGAGATGTTATTAATTCTGGTAATTATACAATGCTTTCACAGACTCAATTAGTTTCTACTGCGGCTGGTGTGAATGGCTTCATTGATGTAAATTCACCAAGTTGGATGTGGGGCTTTGATATTACTGGAACTAATGGTTTAGGGTTAGTTTCTTGGTGGGGTCAGGTAGATGCATGGTCTTACAGTTATGCATGGGCAGGAGATTATAAAGTTATTGATAAAAGCTTATATGATATGATACCTGCAAATGATGGAAGAAAAGGACAATTTTTAAACAATCCAGCAAGTGGAAGATATTTACAACCATTATTTAAGTTTAGAGCATCAAACGCAATTGGATCTGCTCCAAGACCAATAACAACTGACTATGTTTACATGCGTGTTGAAGAGGCTTATTTACTTAATGCTGAAGCTAATGCAAATGCAGGAAATGATGGTTTAGCTAGAACTAGTCTTAAAGCATTGGTATCTAGAAGAGTTCCAGATGCATCATATATAGATGGTCTATCTGGACAGGCTTTAAAAGATGAAATTTATAAGCAAACTAGAATTGAATTGTGGGGAGAAGGCAAAAGTTATTTAGCCATGAAGAGAAATAAAGCTACAACAGTAAGAGGAACTAATCATTTATCTTTCGTTGGTGTCCCAATACCATATAATGATGAAAGAATGCAGTTTGAAATTCCTTTAGATGAAATTCAAAACAATCCTTTCGTAAGCGAACAAAATCAATAA
- a CDS encoding YjjG family noncanonical pyrimidine nucleotidase: MKIQHVFFDLDHTLWDFEKNSDLTFQKVFDKQQVQVNLQDFLTVYKPLNREFWKLYREEKISKEALRYQRLKKTFDTINYSISDALIDVIAIEYIEFLPHFNHLFDHTFDVLDYLKPKYQLHIITNGFEEIQTKKMQSSNIHHYFDKIITSESVGVKKPNPKVFEHALAIANATKDNSIMIGDSVEADIEGALQVGMEAIHCNFEGEEVTATNFKSITSLLEIKQYL, translated from the coding sequence ATGAAAATTCAACACGTTTTTTTTGATTTAGATCACACACTTTGGGATTTTGAAAAAAATTCTGATTTAACCTTTCAAAAAGTATTTGACAAACAACAAGTTCAGGTAAATCTGCAAGATTTTTTAACGGTTTATAAACCCTTAAACAGAGAATTTTGGAAATTGTATCGTGAAGAAAAAATCAGTAAAGAAGCCTTAAGATATCAGCGTTTAAAAAAAACGTTTGACACCATAAACTACTCAATTTCAGATGCTTTGATTGATGTAATTGCCATAGAATACATTGAGTTTTTACCACATTTCAATCATCTTTTCGATCATACTTTTGATGTTTTAGACTATTTAAAACCAAAATATCAATTGCATATTATCACCAATGGTTTTGAAGAAATACAAACAAAAAAAATGCAATCTTCAAACATTCATCATTATTTTGATAAAATAATTACTTCAGAATCTGTAGGAGTAAAAAAGCCAAACCCGAAAGTTTTTGAACATGCTCTTGCGATTGCAAATGCCACAAAAGACAATTCCATTATGATTGGAGATAGTGTTGAGGCAGATATTGAAGGTGCATTGCAAGTTGGCATGGAAGCAATTCACTGCAATTTTGAAGGAGAAGAAGTTACTGCAACAAATTTTAAAAGCATTACTTCTTTGCTAGAAATAAAGCAATATCTATAA
- a CDS encoding glycosyltransferase family 4 protein encodes MNNKLHILFLCGWYPSRILPTNGDFIQRHAEAVATQQKVSVVHIITDENLATQKEIEYSKINGVDTFIGYIQKTKNPILKWKRYITMFMELTSKIDDFQIIHVNSLFPFGIFAWCLKMTKNIPYIISEHWTGYHFPQSKNIGFFQKIASKIIVKNASFVCPVSDDLANSMLQLGLKGNYCKVPNVVDTDMFYPIKNTKETFIIIHISSLNDAHKNVSGMLNVAKKLEERIGNFTWKFIGGTEDHFKNQLKKHDFKQAKIEFINHIPQQEMVSHLQSADVFVLFSNYENLPCVILEAFSCGIQAISTNVGGIHEYFPEDFGTLIQPKNEEQLLESLLQFSKKQPINKDKMHAYAIQNFGKNAIANSFSELYHSSLKTHA; translated from the coding sequence TTGAACAATAAATTGCACATTCTTTTTCTTTGTGGATGGTATCCTTCACGAATTTTACCAACAAATGGCGACTTTATTCAAAGGCATGCTGAAGCTGTTGCTACCCAACAAAAAGTAAGTGTTGTGCACATTATTACTGATGAAAATTTAGCCACCCAAAAAGAAATTGAATATTCTAAAATAAATGGAGTTGATACTTTTATTGGTTATATACAAAAGACAAAAAATCCGATTTTAAAGTGGAAAAGATATATAACCATGTTTATGGAGTTGACTTCTAAGATTGATGATTTTCAAATAATTCATGTAAATTCTTTATTTCCTTTTGGGATTTTTGCTTGGTGTTTGAAAATGACAAAAAACATACCTTACATCATTTCTGAACATTGGACTGGATATCATTTTCCACAATCAAAAAACATTGGATTTTTTCAAAAAATAGCATCAAAAATCATTGTCAAAAACGCCTCTTTTGTATGTCCTGTAAGTGATGATTTAGCAAATTCTATGCTGCAATTGGGTTTAAAAGGCAACTATTGCAAAGTGCCAAATGTGGTGGATACTGATATGTTTTATCCAATAAAAAATACAAAAGAGACTTTTATCATTATTCACATTTCTAGTTTGAATGATGCTCATAAAAATGTTTCTGGAATGTTGAATGTTGCCAAAAAACTGGAAGAAAGAATAGGAAATTTCACCTGGAAATTTATTGGTGGAACTGAGGATCATTTTAAAAATCAACTTAAAAAACACGATTTTAAACAAGCTAAAATTGAATTTATCAATCACATTCCGCAACAAGAAATGGTAAGTCATTTGCAATCTGCGGATGTTTTTGTTTTGTTTAGCAATTACGAAAATTTACCTTGTGTAATTTTAGAAGCTTTTTCGTGCGGAATTCAAGCTATTTCAACGAATGTTGGTGGAATTCATGAATATTTTCCTGAAGATTTTGGAACCCTCATTCAACCTAAAAACGAAGAACAATTGTTAGAAAGTTTGCTGCAATTTTCCAAAAAACAACCGATAAATAAAGACAAGATGCATGCATATGCAATCCAAAATTTTGGTAAAAATGCTATTGCAAATTCGTTTTCTGAATTGTATCATTCATCTTTAAAAACCCATGCTTAA
- the rlmB gene encoding 23S rRNA (guanosine(2251)-2'-O)-methyltransferase RlmB has translation MTTENTIIFGLRAIIEAIQSGTIINKIYLQKGLRSSLYVELEKLISENRLTTSIVPVEKLNRLSKNNNHQGAVAQISPVTFYDLEQLIEDTLQKNKIPLFLILDQISDVRNFGAIIRTAECAGVNGIIIQKNGSAPVNAETVKTSAGAAFKMPICKVEHIKDALYLLQASEIKTVAATEKTDDSVYDINLNQPIAIIMGSEDRGVNPSILKLVDYKAKLPLLGEIESLNVSVACGAILYETIRQRGIFSL, from the coding sequence ATGACAACAGAGAACACTATTATTTTCGGATTAAGAGCCATCATTGAAGCCATTCAAAGTGGAACAATTATTAATAAAATATATCTTCAAAAAGGACTGAGAAGTTCACTTTATGTAGAATTAGAAAAATTAATAAGCGAAAATCGTTTAACTACAAGTATAGTTCCTGTTGAGAAATTAAATCGCTTATCAAAAAACAATAATCATCAGGGAGCAGTTGCGCAAATATCACCTGTTACATTTTATGATTTAGAACAGTTGATTGAAGATACACTTCAAAAAAATAAAATACCATTATTTTTAATTCTAGATCAAATATCTGATGTTAGAAATTTTGGTGCAATCATCAGGACAGCAGAATGTGCAGGAGTTAATGGAATCATCATTCAAAAAAATGGAAGTGCTCCTGTAAATGCTGAAACTGTAAAAACATCAGCTGGAGCAGCATTTAAAATGCCTATTTGTAAAGTAGAACACATTAAAGATGCTTTGTATTTATTACAAGCATCCGAAATTAAAACAGTGGCTGCAACTGAAAAAACGGATGATTCAGTTTATGATATCAATCTAAATCAACCAATTGCTATTATAATGGGATCTGAAGATAGAGGTGTAAATCCTTCTATCTTAAAATTGGTAGATTATAAAGCAAAATTACCATTGCTTGGTGAAATAGAATCCTTAAATGTTTCTGTGGCTTGTGGAGCAATATTATATGAAACCATAAGACAAAGAGGTATCTTTAGTCTTTAG
- a CDS encoding replication-associated recombination protein A, with amino-acid sequence MNEPLAERIRPKTLDDYISQQHLVGKNGILTKLIQQGVIPSLIFWGPPGIGKTTLANIIATTSKRPFYTLSAINAGVKDVRDVIDKAKRSGGLFTSKNPILFIDEIHRFSKSQQDSLLAAVEKGWVTLIGATTENPSFEVIPALLSRCQVYILNSFDKEDLIALLERAMKEDAFLASKKIILKETEALLQVSGGDARKLLNIFELLVASENDIEITNKLVLEKVQKNTARYDKTGEQHYDIISAFIKSIRGSDPNAAVYWLARMIEAGEDVKFIARRLLILASEDIGNANPTALILANNTFQAVAVIGNPESRILLSQCAIYLANSTKSNASYLAINAAQELVRKTGDLSVPLHLRNAPTKLMKDLDYGKNYQYAHDFPGNFVNQEFLPDEIANTKLYEPGNNQREQQFRELLKNRWKDKYEY; translated from the coding sequence ATGAATGAACCTTTGGCAGAAAGAATCCGTCCTAAAACCCTTGATGACTACATCAGTCAGCAACATTTGGTGGGAAAAAATGGCATTTTAACAAAATTAATTCAACAAGGTGTCATTCCTTCTTTAATTTTTTGGGGACCTCCTGGCATTGGAAAAACAACTTTGGCAAACATCATTGCAACAACATCTAAAAGACCATTTTACACGCTAAGCGCTATTAATGCAGGTGTAAAAGATGTTCGTGATGTCATTGACAAAGCCAAACGAAGTGGTGGTTTATTTACTTCCAAAAATCCCATTTTATTTATTGATGAAATCCACAGATTCAGTAAATCTCAACAAGATTCTCTTTTAGCAGCCGTTGAAAAAGGGTGGGTTACATTGATTGGAGCCACTACTGAAAATCCAAGTTTTGAAGTTATTCCTGCTTTGTTATCAAGGTGTCAAGTGTACATTTTAAATTCTTTTGATAAAGAAGATTTAATTGCGTTGCTTGAAAGAGCTATGAAAGAAGATGCTTTTTTAGCATCTAAAAAAATAATTTTAAAAGAAACGGAAGCATTGTTGCAAGTTTCAGGAGGTGATGCTCGAAAATTGCTGAATATTTTTGAATTATTAGTAGCATCAGAAAATGACATTGAAATTACAAACAAACTCGTTTTAGAGAAAGTTCAAAAAAATACTGCCAGATATGATAAAACTGGCGAACAACATTATGACATTATTTCCGCTTTTATAAAATCGATTCGTGGAAGTGATCCAAATGCAGCTGTTTATTGGCTAGCAAGAATGATTGAAGCTGGTGAAGATGTAAAATTTATTGCACGAAGATTACTCATTTTAGCATCAGAAGATATTGGAAATGCAAATCCAACTGCACTAATTTTAGCCAATAATACATTTCAGGCAGTTGCTGTGATTGGCAATCCTGAATCTCGAATTTTATTGAGTCAATGTGCTATTTATTTGGCAAATTCAACCAAAAGTAATGCTTCGTATTTGGCAATTAATGCTGCACAAGAATTGGTTCGTAAAACGGGAGATTTATCTGTTCCTCTTCATTTAAGAAACGCACCAACAAAATTAATGAAAGACTTAGATTATGGTAAAAACTATCAATATGCACATGATTTTCCTGGCAATTTTGTAAATCAAGAATTTCTTCCAGATGAAATAGCCAATACGAAATTATATGAACCTGGCAACAATCAGCGTGAGCAACAATTCAGAGAATTGCTAAAAAATCGATGGAAAGATAAATACGAATATTAA
- a CDS encoding DUF5723 family protein has protein sequence MKKLLLVIGLFATTIISQNKQVLYDFADLPQSLLLNPALENKNKFHVGIPLLSGFSTQIGSSGVVLTDVFSVDNQNINDKVSQVLNSLTADDFMMLNTQVELLNIGYRLNEKTYLSAGFYQEIDAIGYFPKDLLVLFSEGNDAFLDRSFSASQIGYKFDVLGVLHAGITRKIDEKLTLGGRFKIYSSALNLESFNNTGTFTTVQGTNNLFTHYISNVNLEERSAGFIDSNDEVFDDPNDYLKRTFLSGNLGIGFDVGVNYHINKQLQFSASLIDIGFVNHKKNVKNYKEEGSFVYEGFEYEFDANSNRDFWEEINDRFNEELPTIENEDSYISWRPTKMNMALKYSFGERRSAICYDNSYQDFYTDAVGAQLFSVFRPLSTNLALSAFYQKSFSRKVHAKVTYTIDDFSYSNIGAGLSMQLGKVNFYGMFDNILSYGNLSSANSVSLQLGINFIMN, from the coding sequence ATGAAAAAACTTTTATTAGTTATTGGTTTGTTTGCAACAACCATTATTTCTCAAAACAAACAAGTTTTGTATGATTTTGCTGATTTACCTCAGTCATTATTATTAAATCCTGCTTTAGAAAATAAAAATAAGTTTCATGTAGGCATTCCTTTATTATCAGGGTTTTCAACCCAAATTGGTTCATCAGGAGTCGTTTTAACAGATGTTTTTTCGGTTGATAATCAAAACATCAATGATAAAGTATCACAGGTTTTAAATTCTTTGACAGCTGATGATTTTATGATGTTAAATACACAAGTTGAGCTTTTAAATATTGGGTATCGTTTAAATGAAAAAACATATTTAAGTGCTGGTTTTTATCAAGAAATTGATGCAATTGGATATTTTCCTAAAGATTTATTAGTATTATTTTCTGAAGGAAATGATGCTTTTTTGGATAGAAGTTTTAGTGCTTCACAAATAGGTTATAAATTTGATGTTTTAGGCGTTTTACATGCTGGAATCACTAGAAAAATTGATGAGAAATTGACATTAGGAGGGAGGTTTAAAATTTATTCATCAGCCTTAAATTTAGAGTCATTTAACAATACAGGAACATTTACTACTGTGCAAGGAACCAATAATTTGTTTACTCATTACATAAGCAATGTAAATTTAGAGGAACGTTCTGCAGGATTTATTGATAGTAATGACGAAGTTTTTGATGATCCAAATGACTATTTAAAACGTACTTTTTTAAGTGGTAATTTAGGAATTGGTTTTGATGTTGGAGTTAATTACCATATAAACAAGCAATTACAATTTTCTGCAAGTCTAATTGATATTGGTTTTGTAAATCATAAAAAAAATGTCAAAAATTATAAAGAGGAAGGAAGTTTTGTTTATGAAGGCTTTGAATATGAATTTGATGCAAATAGCAACAGGGATTTTTGGGAAGAAATCAATGATCGTTTTAATGAGGAATTACCTACAATAGAAAATGAAGATTCCTATATATCATGGAGACCTACAAAAATGAACATGGCTTTAAAATATAGTTTTGGTGAGAGAAGAAGTGCCATTTGTTATGATAATAGTTATCAAGATTTTTATACAGATGCAGTTGGCGCACAACTTTTTTCAGTTTTTAGACCTTTATCCACCAATTTGGCATTGTCAGCATTTTATCAAAAGTCATTTTCAAGAAAAGTCCATGCAAAAGTGACTTATACTATAGATGATTTTTCGTATTCGAATATAGGAGCAGGATTGTCTATGCAACTTGGAAAAGTCAATTTTTATGGCATGTTTGATAATATTTTATCCTACGGAAATTTATCTTCTGCGAATTCAGTATCTTTACAATTAGGAATTAATTTTATAATGAATTGA
- a CDS encoding SusC/RagA family TonB-linked outer membrane protein: MKTKFNGFLTLLLALVVQISFAQEKTISGTVTEESGALPGVSVLVKGTLSGQETDFDGKYSIKAKAGDVLVFRYLGYKTVERTVGSANIINVKLEQESNVLDEIVVVGYGTTTKKSYVGTATTVLSKNLEAKNFTNVTQALAGEVAGVTVINTSGQPGTIGTVRIRGYGSPLGNRAPLYVVDGIPFDGTFELNSINPSDIASTTVLKDATATAIYGSRGANGVILITTKSGSLAGEKGYVEVDVKSGVNWQGIARYDVIKSPEEYIGYVWEGLYNRALRDGTITRPAIDYANGSLFGEGGSGFGTGAGRGYNMWDVSPVGGGLIDPVTKTVRTGVNRLFTPERYADLGLGNGFRTETNVRIGGGSQKTKYFVSVGYLNDKGYIINSDFKRYSTRLNVSSEVNKWLNVGANLGYAYSESTNNGQINGSENLSEQADKMAPIYPVFARFPGTGDKIPDPIFGGFQYDYGSPTSDINNFGFERARPNANLLNPIGQAMLDFDGRDTHGLNGNFYAKFQIMSGLTFETKFGGQYSALRRNNMSNHAYGTARPLNGTLSITDQIRWTKTIQNILRFEKSIKDHNFDILLASETFRERFTTNQSTKQNVIVPGVYQFNNYLSNSGDAFGYADGSGIESYFTQLNYNYANKYFLSGSLRTDGSSRFINDKWGVFGSIGGSWVISEENFLKDSFISYMKLKASWGLTGDQGGVSTSRSFDTFNSDIAGGSLALVERLNGNPDLTWETTSQIQAGLELSLGKYIDANFDYYRKNTDGLFFNQRVGPSNGLSSILVNDGEVLNAGFEFDITGHLIKKEDFSLDLSVNGEMLQNKLLAMPIEPSTGRQKVIDSNSSGDGAYAYAVGKSIFDFWMREWAGVDPADGKPMWYQYYDDKNNNGILDSGEGSFSVLDANNLETNTSGSLFEYQKLSPNANIKKTVTKTYANATQTYIGKSFIPKLRGAFRLSGRFKNFDFSTQFTYSLGGYAYDAQYGELMQDRFGAAGQNYHTDIRNRWQNPGDLTDVPVLADNFVTDGASQSTRFITSTDFIALNNARVGYTVPKSFLSKSGLDEVNLWVSGDNLFQRTVRDGFNPSIREAGNSGRNIYAPATTVTMGVRVKF, encoded by the coding sequence ATGAAGACAAAGTTTAATGGATTTTTAACGCTATTACTAGCGTTGGTGGTGCAAATTTCATTTGCACAAGAAAAGACTATTTCTGGTACGGTTACTGAAGAATCTGGTGCTTTGCCAGGCGTAAGTGTTCTTGTAAAAGGAACCTTAAGTGGTCAAGAAACAGATTTCGATGGAAAGTATTCTATTAAAGCTAAAGCTGGCGATGTGTTAGTATTTAGATATTTAGGATACAAAACTGTAGAAAGAACTGTAGGTAGTGCTAACATAATTAACGTAAAGTTAGAACAAGAAAGTAATGTATTGGATGAGATAGTTGTAGTTGGATATGGTACAACAACAAAAAAATCTTACGTTGGAACTGCAACAACAGTGCTTTCTAAAAATTTAGAAGCAAAAAACTTTACCAATGTTACTCAAGCTTTAGCTGGTGAAGTTGCTGGTGTAACAGTAATCAATACATCTGGTCAACCAGGAACAATTGGAACAGTTCGTATCAGAGGTTATGGATCTCCTTTAGGAAATAGAGCTCCACTTTATGTAGTTGATGGCATTCCTTTTGACGGAACTTTTGAATTAAACTCAATAAATCCATCAGATATTGCGAGTACAACTGTTTTAAAAGATGCAACTGCAACAGCAATCTATGGATCAAGAGGGGCAAATGGTGTAATTTTAATAACAACTAAAAGTGGTTCTCTAGCAGGTGAAAAAGGTTACGTTGAGGTTGATGTTAAATCTGGTGTAAACTGGCAAGGTATTGCGAGATATGATGTAATTAAATCTCCTGAAGAATATATTGGTTACGTTTGGGAAGGGCTATATAACAGAGCACTTCGTGATGGAACAATTACAAGACCTGCTATCGATTATGCAAATGGTTCACTTTTTGGTGAAGGTGGATCAGGTTTTGGAACAGGAGCTGGTCGTGGATATAATATGTGGGATGTCTCACCTGTAGGCGGTGGATTAATAGATCCTGTTACAAAAACAGTAAGAACCGGTGTTAATAGATTATTTACACCAGAAAGATATGCTGATTTAGGTCTTGGAAATGGATTCAGAACAGAAACAAATGTAAGAATTGGAGGAGGTTCTCAAAAAACAAAATATTTTGTATCTGTAGGGTATTTAAATGATAAAGGATATATCATCAATTCAGATTTTAAGAGATATAGTACGAGATTAAATGTTTCATCAGAAGTAAACAAATGGTTAAATGTAGGCGCTAATCTTGGTTATGCTTATTCAGAATCCACGAACAACGGACAAATTAATGGTTCAGAAAATCTTTCTGAACAAGCTGATAAAATGGCTCCAATTTATCCTGTATTTGCAAGATTTCCTGGTACAGGTGACAAAATTCCAGATCCAATTTTTGGTGGCTTTCAGTATGATTATGGATCTCCTACTTCTGATATCAATAATTTTGGTTTTGAAAGAGCTAGGCCAAATGCTAATTTATTAAATCCTATAGGTCAAGCAATGTTAGACTTTGATGGTAGAGATACTCATGGTTTGAATGGTAACTTTTATGCAAAGTTTCAAATTATGAGTGGTTTAACTTTTGAGACTAAATTTGGAGGGCAATACTCTGCTTTAAGAAGAAATAACATGTCAAATCATGCATATGGAACTGCTAGACCTTTAAATGGAACATTAAGTATAACAGATCAAATAAGATGGACTAAAACGATTCAAAACATATTGAGATTCGAAAAATCAATAAAGGATCATAATTTTGATATATTGTTGGCTAGTGAGACTTTTAGAGAAAGATTTACAACAAATCAATCAACAAAACAAAATGTGATTGTACCAGGTGTCTATCAATTCAATAACTATTTATCCAATTCTGGAGATGCTTTTGGATATGCAGATGGTTCTGGTATAGAATCTTATTTTACACAATTAAACTATAATTATGCAAACAAATACTTTTTATCAGGATCTTTAAGAACGGACGGATCTTCAAGATTCATAAATGATAAATGGGGTGTTTTTGGTTCTATTGGTGGATCATGGGTAATTAGTGAAGAAAATTTTCTTAAAGATAGTTTTATTTCTTATATGAAATTAAAAGCATCATGGGGATTAACTGGAGATCAAGGAGGAGTATCTACATCTAGATCATTTGATACATTCAATAGTGATATCGCTGGTGGAAGTTTAGCATTAGTTGAAAGGTTGAATGGTAATCCTGATTTGACATGGGAAACTACAAGTCAAATTCAAGCAGGATTAGAATTATCCTTAGGTAAATATATCGATGCAAACTTTGATTACTATAGAAAAAATACAGATGGTTTATTTTTTAACCAAAGAGTTGGTCCATCAAACGGATTATCAAGTATATTAGTAAATGATGGAGAGGTTCTAAATGCTGGATTTGAATTTGATATAACTGGCCATTTAATTAAAAAAGAAGACTTTTCATTAGATCTCTCTGTTAATGGAGAAATGCTTCAAAATAAATTGTTAGCAATGCCTATAGAGCCATCTACAGGAAGACAAAAAGTAATTGATTCTAACTCAAGTGGTGATGGAGCTTATGCATATGCAGTTGGTAAATCAATTTTTGATTTTTGGATGAGAGAATGGGCTGGTGTTGACCCTGCTGATGGAAAACCAATGTGGTATCAATATTACGATGATAAAAATAATAATGGAATTTTAGATAGTGGTGAAGGCTCATTTAGTGTTCTTGATGCTAATAACTTAGAGACTAACACTTCAGGTTCTTTGTTTGAATATCAAAAATTAAGCCCGAATGCGAATATAAAAAAGACAGTTACAAAAACATATGCAAATGCAACACAAACATATATCGGAAAGTCTTTTATTCCAAAATTAAGAGGTGCTTTTAGATTATCTGGAAGATTTAAAAACTTCGATTTTTCTACACAGTTCACCTACAGTCTTGGTGGATATGCATATGATGCACAATATGGCGAATTGATGCAAGATCGTTTCGGTGCTGCTGGTCAAAATTACCATACAGATATTAGAAACAGATGGCAAAATCCTGGGGATTTGACAGATGTTCCTGTTCTAGCTGATAATTTTGTAACAGATGGGGCTAGTCAATCTACTCGTTTTATTACTAGTACTGATTTTATAGCTTTAAACAATGCAAGAGTTGGATATACAGTTCCAAAATCATTTTTATCAAAATCTGGTTTAGATGAAGTTAATCTATGGGTTTCAGGTGATAATTTATTTCAAAGAACAGTGAGAGATGGTTTTAACCCATCAATAAGAGAAGCTGGTAACTCTGGAAGAAATATTTATGCGCCAGCAACTACTGTTACAATGGGAGTAAGAGTTAAATTTTAA
- a CDS encoding rhomboid family intramembrane serine protease, whose translation MRNGLFFVIFMDMQNENQLTFKTSMLVIPAIFVGFIWIVYWFEIQFGYNFNKYGVFPRTIKGLRGVFFTHFIHGDAKHLFNNSIPLGVLLSSILYFYREVALKVLIYGAILTGFLTWLIARESYHIGASGIVYVLFSFIFFSGILKKHYRLIALSLIVIFLYGSMIWYVLPIEEGMSWEGHLSGFLVGLFFAFFYKNKGIVKEEFQFSPSEIDAFIDENGNLIETTEEN comes from the coding sequence TTGAGAAATGGTTTATTTTTTGTTATTTTTATGGATATGCAAAATGAAAATCAATTAACATTCAAAACTTCCATGCTTGTAATTCCTGCAATTTTTGTGGGTTTTATTTGGATTGTGTATTGGTTTGAAATTCAGTTTGGATATAATTTTAATAAATATGGTGTATTTCCACGAACAATAAAAGGTTTGAGAGGTGTATTTTTTACCCATTTTATTCATGGTGATGCGAAGCATTTATTTAATAATTCAATTCCTTTAGGTGTGCTTTTAAGTTCAATATTATATTTCTACAGGGAAGTTGCTTTAAAAGTACTTATTTATGGAGCTATTTTGACAGGTTTTTTAACTTGGTTGATTGCACGAGAATCTTATCATATTGGCGCAAGTGGCATTGTCTATGTATTGTTTAGCTTTATTTTTTTTAGTGGAATTTTAAAGAAACATTATCGATTAATTGCTCTATCATTAATCGTCATTTTTTTATATGGAAGTATGATTTGGTATGTTTTACCAATAGAGGAGGGGATGTCTTGGGAAGGACATTTATCAGGTTTTTTAGTAGGACTTTTCTTTGCCTTTTTCTATAAAAATAAAGGAATTGTAAAAGAAGAATTTCAATTTTCACCATCTGAAATAGATGCTTTCATTGATGAAAATGGAAATCTTATAGAAACTACAGAAGAAAACTAA